In Tautonia rosea, one DNA window encodes the following:
- the hypD gene encoding hydrogenase formation protein HypD gives MKYLDEFRDGAIARALADEIRQIVTKPWVVMEVCGGQTHSILRNGVDQLLPEGVELVHGPGCPVCVTPLEVIDRALAIAQKPGVIFCSFGDMLRVPGSSTDLFRVKAEGADVRIVYSPLDALTLARRDRDRQVVFFGIGFETTAPANAMAVKLASDEGLDNFSMLVSHVLVPPAIEAICRSKGNRVQGFLAAGHVCTVMGTRQYPAIAERYGVPIVVTGFEPIDLLEGIRRALVQLERGEARVENAYARVVSEEGNPAARAVLDEVFEVTDQSWRGIGRIPQSGWRLAPSYRGFDAAERFDVGAIRTVESPECRSGEVLQGLITPPECAAFGTVCTPRTPLGATMVSSEGACAAYFLNGRRKRGTNGVAAHA, from the coding sequence ATGAAATATCTGGATGAATTTCGGGATGGAGCGATCGCCCGAGCGCTGGCTGATGAGATCCGGCAGATCGTCACGAAACCGTGGGTGGTGATGGAGGTTTGCGGCGGGCAGACGCATTCGATCCTTCGTAATGGGGTGGACCAGTTGCTTCCCGAGGGGGTCGAGCTGGTGCATGGGCCGGGGTGCCCGGTCTGTGTGACGCCGCTGGAGGTGATCGACCGGGCGTTGGCCATTGCACAGAAGCCGGGCGTGATCTTCTGCTCGTTCGGCGACATGCTGAGGGTGCCGGGTTCGTCGACGGATTTGTTCCGGGTCAAGGCGGAGGGGGCGGATGTGCGGATCGTGTATTCGCCCCTGGATGCGTTGACATTGGCCCGAAGGGATCGGGATCGGCAGGTCGTCTTCTTTGGGATCGGGTTTGAGACGACGGCGCCGGCCAACGCGATGGCGGTGAAGTTGGCAAGCGATGAAGGATTGGACAACTTCTCGATGCTGGTGTCTCACGTGCTCGTACCGCCAGCGATCGAGGCGATCTGTCGGTCGAAGGGGAACCGAGTTCAGGGGTTTCTTGCGGCCGGGCACGTCTGTACGGTGATGGGGACGCGGCAGTATCCGGCGATTGCCGAGCGGTATGGGGTACCGATCGTCGTGACCGGGTTTGAGCCGATCGACCTGCTCGAAGGGATCCGCCGGGCCTTGGTGCAACTGGAACGGGGCGAGGCTCGGGTCGAGAACGCGTATGCGAGGGTCGTCTCCGAGGAGGGGAACCCGGCGGCTCGGGCCGTGCTGGATGAGGTATTCGAGGTGACGGACCAGTCGTGGCGCGGCATCGGGAGGATCCCTCAAAGCGGGTGGCGGCTGGCCCCGTCGTATCGCGGTTTCGATGCGGCGGAACGGTTCGACGTGGGGGCGATCCGGACGGTCGAATCGCCCGAATGCCGGAGCGGTGAGGTGTTGCAGGGGTTGATCACCCCCCCCGAGTGCGCGGCGTTCGGGACTGTCTGTACGCCGAGGACGCCGCTTGGGGCCACGATGGTGTCGAGCGAAGGGGCGTGTGCGGCCTACTTCCTGAATGGTCGGAGGAAACGGGGAACGAACGGGGTGGCCGCTCATGCCTGA
- the hypE gene encoding hydrogenase expression/formation protein HypE gives MPEPSGIDGWTCPVPLRETPTIVMGHGGGGRLSSELIEHLFLPAFRNPALEARGDAAVMEVPSGRLAFSTDAHVVRPLFFPGGSIGELAVYGTVNDLAMAGARPMHLSASFILEEGFPMGHLSAIVGRMAEAAKRAKVAIVTGDTKVVERGHGDGCYITTSGIGEVPEGRLVGPDRARAGDAVLVSGTIGDHGVAILSVREGLEFESEIVSDLAPLSDLVERLFSASVAVRAMRDPTRGGLAATLVEIAARSGVGMVLDEEAVPVRSEVRGACELLGLDPMMVANEGKLVAIVPEDQAETALAALRSLPIGREAVRIGSVVAEHPGTVVMKTSIGGRRVVSLPMGEQLPRIC, from the coding sequence ATGCCTGAGCCTTCCGGAATCGACGGCTGGACCTGTCCGGTGCCGCTGCGCGAGACGCCGACGATCGTGATGGGCCACGGGGGAGGGGGGCGGCTTTCGAGCGAGTTGATCGAGCATCTCTTTCTGCCGGCCTTTCGGAACCCGGCGCTGGAGGCGAGGGGCGATGCGGCTGTGATGGAGGTGCCGTCGGGCCGATTAGCGTTTTCGACGGATGCTCATGTGGTCCGACCTTTGTTCTTTCCAGGAGGGTCGATCGGCGAGTTGGCGGTGTATGGGACGGTCAATGATCTGGCGATGGCCGGGGCCAGGCCGATGCACTTGAGCGCGAGCTTCATTCTGGAAGAGGGGTTCCCGATGGGGCACCTCTCGGCGATCGTCGGCCGAATGGCCGAGGCGGCGAAACGGGCCAAGGTGGCGATTGTCACCGGGGATACGAAGGTGGTTGAGCGGGGCCACGGCGACGGGTGCTACATCACGACGAGCGGAATCGGCGAGGTCCCGGAGGGGCGATTGGTGGGGCCGGATCGGGCGAGGGCCGGGGATGCCGTGCTCGTGAGCGGGACGATCGGCGATCACGGGGTGGCGATCTTGAGCGTTCGTGAAGGGCTGGAGTTCGAGTCGGAGATCGTGAGCGACCTGGCACCGCTGTCGGATCTGGTCGAGCGGCTTTTTTCGGCGTCGGTTGCGGTGCGGGCGATGCGCGATCCGACCCGGGGAGGACTGGCGGCGACGCTTGTCGAGATCGCGGCGCGATCGGGGGTCGGGATGGTGCTCGATGAGGAGGCCGTGCCGGTGCGGTCCGAGGTCCGAGGGGCCTGTGAGTTGCTCGGGCTCGATCCGATGATGGTCGCCAACGAGGGGAAGCTGGTGGCGATTGTCCCTGAAGACCAGGCGGAGACGGCTCTGGCCGCCCTTCGGAGCCTACCGATCGGCCGTGAGGCGGTGCGGATCGGCTCGGTCGTGGCGGAGCATCCAGGGACGGTTGTCATGAAGACGAGCATCGGCGGGCGTCGGGTGGTTTCGCTGCCGATGGGGGAGCAATTGCCTCGCATCTGTTAA
- the hypA gene encoding hydrogenase maturation nickel metallochaperone HypA: MHELSIAQALVQQVSEALEGSVPCRVTWVRLRIGAFSGVATEALAFCFEVVTRDTLLEGSTLEIESIPVAIRCERCQREVELPEAPPLRCPICDTPSAAIVRGKELEVESIEVEDQKIPRMEQH, encoded by the coding sequence ATGCACGAACTGTCGATCGCCCAGGCCCTGGTACAGCAGGTCTCCGAAGCGCTCGAAGGCTCGGTCCCATGCCGGGTAACGTGGGTTCGGCTCCGAATTGGAGCGTTCTCCGGGGTTGCGACGGAGGCCCTTGCCTTCTGCTTCGAGGTCGTCACCCGAGACACCTTGTTGGAAGGCTCGACCCTGGAGATCGAATCCATTCCCGTCGCGATCCGTTGCGAGCGTTGCCAACGTGAGGTGGAACTGCCCGAGGCTCCTCCCCTGCGTTGCCCGATCTGCGACACCCCTTCGGCCGCGATCGTCCGGGGGAAGGAACTGGAGGTCGAATCGATCGAGGTCGAGGACCAGAAGATTCCGCGAATGGAGCAGCATTGA
- a CDS encoding HypC/HybG/HupF family hydrogenase formation chaperone, which translates to MCLAVPGRIEQISEAQGTRMGRVNFGGIVKEVCLAFVPEAQVGDYTIVHVGFALSTIDEAEARQTLETFRALGVLEEELSGDVEGGE; encoded by the coding sequence ATGTGTCTTGCCGTGCCGGGGCGGATTGAACAGATCTCTGAGGCTCAGGGAACGCGGATGGGCCGAGTCAATTTCGGGGGGATCGTTAAGGAGGTCTGCCTGGCGTTTGTTCCCGAGGCACAGGTGGGGGATTACACGATTGTTCATGTCGGGTTCGCCCTCAGCACAATTGATGAGGCCGAGGCGAGGCAGACGCTGGAAACCTTTCGGGCGCTCGGCGTGCTGGAGGAGGAGCTGAGCGGGGACGTCGAGGGAGGGGAATGA
- a CDS encoding linear amide C-N hydrolase, with product MIFHRITLIAFAASLVAVLAAREVIACTGITLKARDGAVVYGRTMEWGSFDLNSQVVIYPRGYKFTAHTPDKKPGMAWQGPYGFVGLDGLDAEVTLDGMNERGLAVGGFYHPGFAEYQKYDPEKAGQSMGPGDVIAYLLSTCATVDEARVAISKVYVTPVIAPVIAIPPPAHFIVVEPGGKAIVIEYLKGELVIFDAPLGVITNSPSYDWHETNLRNYLNLSAVALPSKKLEDMNFAPLGGGSGMIGLPGDFTPPSRFVRAVAFTQSARKTADGPETVYELFRILDNFNVPLGAAEGEGEATTRGMRSSTLWTTGWDTKNKALYYHTQNNRRVRKVDLTELNFAEGREKIRFPLDKEKVQDIEDVTPASK from the coding sequence ATGATCTTCCATAGAATCACCCTGATCGCATTCGCTGCAAGTCTTGTGGCTGTGCTGGCGGCACGCGAGGTCATCGCGTGCACCGGCATTACCCTCAAAGCCCGGGACGGCGCGGTGGTATACGGCCGGACGATGGAGTGGGGATCGTTCGATCTCAACTCGCAAGTGGTCATCTACCCCCGTGGGTACAAGTTCACGGCCCACACTCCCGACAAGAAGCCCGGCATGGCCTGGCAAGGGCCGTACGGGTTCGTCGGGCTCGACGGACTGGACGCGGAGGTTACCCTTGACGGCATGAACGAAAGGGGGCTCGCCGTCGGCGGGTTCTACCACCCCGGCTTCGCCGAGTATCAGAAGTACGATCCGGAAAAGGCTGGCCAAAGCATGGGCCCCGGCGATGTCATCGCGTATCTGCTTTCGACCTGCGCCACGGTCGACGAAGCCCGCGTCGCCATCAGCAAAGTCTACGTTACGCCCGTCATCGCGCCAGTGATCGCCATCCCCCCGCCGGCTCACTTCATCGTCGTCGAGCCCGGAGGCAAGGCAATCGTCATCGAGTATCTCAAAGGTGAGCTGGTGATCTTCGATGCGCCGCTGGGCGTGATCACCAACTCGCCGAGCTACGACTGGCACGAGACCAACCTGCGGAACTACCTGAACCTCTCGGCCGTCGCGCTGCCGAGCAAGAAGCTCGAGGACATGAACTTCGCACCATTGGGCGGCGGCAGCGGCATGATCGGCCTGCCGGGCGATTTCACGCCGCCCTCGCGGTTCGTTCGTGCCGTGGCGTTCACGCAATCGGCCCGAAAGACCGCGGACGGGCCGGAGACCGTGTACGAGTTGTTCCGCATCCTCGACAATTTCAACGTCCCGCTCGGCGCGGCCGAGGGCGAAGGCGAGGCCACGACCAGAGGCATGCGCAGCTCCACTCTTTGGACGACGGGCTGGGATACCAAGAACAAGGCGCTCTACTACCACACGCAAAACAATCGTCGGGTACGCAAGGTCGATCTCACGGAGCTCAACTTTGCCGAGGGCCGCGAGAAGATCCGATTCCCGCTCGACAAAGAGAAGGTGCAGGACATCGAAGACGTCACGCCCGCGAGCAAGTGA
- the hypB gene encoding hydrogenase nickel incorporation protein HypB: MTPRIVELRQGLLKKNDQIAASLRLRFRDAGLFVVNLVSSPGTGKTLLLERTLSALKARGGRPAALVGDLETDRDAQRLARSGVPVRQIQTHGICHLDADMVARHLDAWNLSSLDVLFIENVGNLVCTSSYDLGESCRVALLSVTEGEDKPLKYPGIYNSADAVVLTKIDLAEICEFDRDAAHTHLFDVRPGVRLIETSAKTGEGMEDWLAFLDDRHQAHRSATAP, encoded by the coding sequence ATGACCCCTCGCATTGTCGAGCTTCGCCAGGGGCTCCTGAAAAAGAACGACCAGATCGCCGCCTCGCTGCGGCTCAGGTTTCGAGACGCCGGGCTGTTCGTCGTCAACCTCGTCTCCAGTCCCGGCACCGGAAAAACCCTGCTCCTGGAGCGAACCCTTTCGGCCCTCAAGGCTCGCGGAGGCCGTCCCGCCGCCCTTGTCGGCGACCTGGAAACCGACCGCGACGCTCAACGCCTTGCTCGCTCCGGCGTTCCCGTGCGTCAGATTCAGACGCACGGCATCTGCCACCTCGACGCCGACATGGTCGCGCGTCATCTCGACGCCTGGAATCTTTCCTCGCTTGATGTTCTGTTCATCGAGAACGTCGGCAACCTTGTCTGCACCTCCAGCTACGACCTGGGCGAATCATGCCGCGTCGCCCTTCTCTCGGTCACCGAGGGGGAGGACAAGCCCTTGAAATATCCTGGCATTTACAACTCCGCCGATGCCGTCGTCCTGACCAAGATCGACCTGGCCGAGATCTGCGAGTTCGACCGAGACGCCGCTCACACCCACCTGTTCGACGTTCGTCCCGGCGTCCGCCTCATCGAAACCTCCGCCAAGACAGGCGAAGGGATGGAGGACTGGCTCGCCTTCCTCGACGATCGCCACCAGGCTCACCGCTCGGCCACGGCTCCCTGA
- the hypF gene encoding carbamoyltransferase HypF yields the protein MMEPSPTASEPDPSPTDPAMPLMPPPSDPNPSNASPTLQRRRFLIRGLVQGVGFRPFVHATADRLGLAGWVANDPSGVVIEVQGPPDRLDAFRHALLHDAPPLAVLVTITDERIPPDATAVGFTILPSRTGPATTTPVPPDIATCEACLRELFDPTDRRFRYPFLNCTDCGPRFTILERLPYDRPHTTMARFPLCPECLREYLDPHDRRFHAQPIACPSCGPTLWFVPVAMIPRALQDPDSPDGWPCDDAALAQARQALDLGLILAIKGVGGFHFACDARNESAVSRLRVLKGRGDKPFALMVRSIDQARRLAHVNDAEALALSGRDRPIVLLRRQPAPSGSPPLAPSVAPGLDRLGIMLPYAPIHPLLLDEDDDRPLVMTSGNRSDEPIAIANAEALDRLSPIADAFLLHNRPIQVSCDDSVLQVVDHQALPLRRSRGIAPLPLPWPIPDSPTVLAVGAELKGTFCLARPPFALVSQHLGDWGDLATQDAFERSLDHMQTLFQVDPRVIACDLHPDAHSSRWAEHLAATLNRPLVRVQHHHAHAASLLLDHDRVGSSPLLTWVCDGTGYGSDGTIWGGECLLLSGDGARVDRLAHLSPIPLPGGDAAIRHPSRSALAHLWAAGIPWDDDLPCVLATSPAERRVIRHQLETGLNCVATSSMGRLFDAVASLLSVRSSATFEGQAALELEALAALGTPPPDAPPCSFSRQTLPPSGPILLDPAPLWPWLIHHLRRGTPLPHLAAAFHHALANSLASIASDLARSRSLSTVGLTGGVFQNALLASRTVALLRSSGVEVLTHRRLPANDGGLSPGQALVASRQHPSVPSPR from the coding sequence ATGATGGAACCGTCCCCGACCGCCTCCGAACCCGACCCGAGCCCGACCGATCCGGCGATGCCCCTCATGCCTCCTCCCTCCGACCCGAACCCTTCGAACGCCTCCCCCACCCTCCAGCGCCGCCGGTTCCTCATCCGAGGTCTCGTCCAGGGAGTCGGCTTCCGCCCGTTCGTGCATGCGACGGCCGATCGGCTCGGCCTGGCCGGCTGGGTCGCCAACGACCCGTCCGGCGTCGTCATCGAGGTCCAGGGCCCTCCCGATCGGCTCGACGCCTTCCGCCACGCCCTGCTCCATGACGCCCCCCCCCTCGCCGTCCTCGTGACGATCACCGACGAACGCATCCCCCCCGACGCCACCGCGGTCGGCTTCACCATCCTCCCCAGCCGAACCGGCCCGGCCACGACCACCCCCGTCCCTCCCGACATCGCCACCTGCGAGGCCTGTCTCCGCGAGCTGTTCGACCCGACCGACCGCCGCTTCCGCTATCCGTTCCTCAACTGCACCGACTGCGGCCCTCGATTCACGATCCTTGAGCGCCTCCCGTACGACCGCCCTCACACCACGATGGCCCGCTTCCCCCTCTGCCCGGAATGCCTCCGGGAATACCTCGACCCTCACGACCGTCGCTTCCACGCCCAGCCGATCGCCTGCCCGAGCTGTGGCCCAACCCTCTGGTTCGTCCCCGTCGCCATGATCCCTCGGGCTTTGCAAGATCCCGACTCTCCCGACGGCTGGCCCTGCGACGATGCCGCCCTCGCTCAGGCTCGCCAGGCGCTCGACCTCGGTCTCATCCTCGCCATCAAAGGGGTCGGCGGCTTCCACTTCGCTTGCGATGCCCGCAACGAATCCGCCGTCTCCCGCCTCCGGGTGCTCAAAGGCCGAGGCGACAAGCCCTTCGCCCTCATGGTCCGCTCGATCGACCAGGCCCGCCGCCTCGCCCATGTCAATGACGCCGAGGCCCTCGCCCTTTCCGGGCGCGATCGGCCGATCGTCCTGCTTCGTCGTCAACCGGCCCCGAGCGGCAGCCCTCCCCTCGCCCCCTCCGTCGCGCCAGGCCTGGACCGGCTGGGCATCATGCTCCCTTATGCCCCGATCCACCCCTTGCTCCTCGATGAGGACGACGACCGGCCCCTGGTCATGACCTCCGGCAACCGCAGCGACGAGCCGATCGCCATCGCCAACGCCGAGGCCCTCGACCGCCTCTCCCCGATCGCCGACGCCTTCCTCCTGCACAACCGGCCTATCCAGGTCTCCTGCGACGACTCCGTCCTCCAGGTCGTTGACCATCAAGCACTCCCCCTCCGCCGCTCCCGAGGGATCGCCCCCCTGCCGCTCCCCTGGCCGATCCCCGACAGCCCCACCGTTCTCGCCGTCGGCGCCGAGCTAAAGGGGACCTTCTGCCTGGCCCGCCCCCCCTTCGCCCTCGTCAGCCAGCACCTCGGCGACTGGGGAGACCTGGCCACGCAAGATGCCTTCGAGCGCTCACTCGATCACATGCAAACCCTCTTCCAGGTCGATCCCCGGGTCATCGCCTGCGACCTCCACCCCGACGCCCATTCCTCCCGATGGGCCGAACACCTGGCCGCCACCCTCAACCGTCCCCTCGTCCGGGTCCAGCACCATCACGCCCATGCCGCCTCCCTCCTGCTCGATCACGATCGCGTCGGCTCCTCCCCCTTGCTCACCTGGGTCTGCGACGGCACCGGCTACGGCTCCGATGGCACCATCTGGGGAGGCGAGTGCCTCCTCCTCTCCGGCGACGGCGCGCGCGTCGATCGCCTCGCCCACCTTTCCCCCATCCCCTTGCCCGGCGGCGATGCCGCGATCCGCCACCCGTCCCGATCGGCCCTGGCTCACCTCTGGGCCGCCGGCATTCCCTGGGACGACGACCTCCCTTGCGTCCTCGCCACCTCCCCCGCTGAACGCCGGGTGATCCGCCATCAGCTTGAAACCGGCCTGAACTGCGTCGCCACCAGCAGCATGGGCCGCCTCTTCGACGCCGTCGCGTCCTTGCTCAGCGTCCGATCCTCCGCCACCTTCGAAGGCCAGGCCGCCCTCGAACTCGAAGCCCTCGCCGCCCTCGGCACCCCTCCTCCCGACGCCCCCCCCTGCTCCTTCTCCCGCCAAACGCTTCCCCCCTCCGGCCCGATCCTGCTCGACCCCGCCCCCCTCTGGCCCTGGCTCATCCACCACCTCCGCCGCGGCACCCCCCTCCCCCACCTCGCCGCTGCCTTCCATCACGCCCTGGCCAATTCCCTCGCCTCCATCGCCTCCGACCTCGCCCGATCCCGATCCCTCTCAACCGTCGGCCTGACCGGCGGGGTCTTCCAGAACGCCCTGCTCGCCTCCCGGACCGTCGCCCTGCTCCGCTCCTCCGGCGTCGAGGTCCTCACCCACCGCCGCCTCCCCGCCAACGACGGCGGCCTCTCCCCCGGCCAGGCCCTCGTCGCCTCCCGGCAACACCCCTCCGTACCCTCCCCCCGATGA
- a CDS encoding helix-turn-helix domain-containing protein: MTRRDQLTEEDAAALRAERLHRGLSYADLAATAGIDRAAIHKIETGLNRNPTVATLDRLATAMGLHLAWSLEPSGASGR, from the coding sequence ATGACTCGCCGCGACCAGCTGACCGAGGAAGACGCCGCCGCCTTGCGGGCCGAGCGGCTGCACCGCGGCCTCAGCTACGCCGATCTGGCCGCGACTGCGGGGATCGACCGGGCGGCCATCCACAAGATCGAGACGGGGCTCAACCGCAACCCCACCGTGGCCACGCTCGACCGGCTGGCCACGGCGATGGGACTGCACCTGGCCTGGTCGCTGGAGCCTTCCGGAGCCTCAGGCCGCTGA
- a CDS encoding efflux RND transporter permease subunit — MIPSHDALTAIVTLPARWSLTRPRVAVVGAVLIVLLAMPGLWRLELRTDGKTLVPPDDPVARFDSEARRSFGLRDPMIVLLETRHPNGIFNSGTLEAVRSLTRAILRLEGVDPGHVSSLATELRDRVYEGKGTFQPFLDSLPGRAEEFELLRADLNAPAARPFTGTLVSEDRTAAAIFIGVPEEEPGTRSVLSHQIIDLVDGYPLPELDRVSVAGAPVAEALLGTHILEDLLLLIPATVAIIALVVWLGCRNFWGVALGLLEIGACLVTTFGVMGWIGSPIYLSTVILPVVLVTVALTDEVHLFWHYQEKLAAWDGQGSHLPLVEQTISEMARPLAVASLTTSIGFLSFLGASIGPIRMFGAYAAGGLAFCFVWSVTFIPASLAWLGPRAFTKNLREKAGIGHRLADALAPLIRRRSAILALASLLTLIAAAGMPRLRIQDSWVHNFSVSSPLRQASERVDRKLHGSHILLAHVSVDPSSSDVDPLLQPASLALLREFEEFASTQPRVGGVTGLASSLEAMAHFWDMTPAVGSPHSLPEAREARRLLTRYALIHGEDRLRALIDDRGAATILTISLKDANYQDTARLMEALQQFRPKSPSPSTLRIQFCGDVALSQAMIPAIVSSQIASLVLDLVIVSSLLVLFYRAPRFALLALLPTLLTIVMLFGFMGWSGLPLGVATSLFCVIIIGVGVDYAVYFLEGVTRARGRSESEPVSCALRESGPAIITDILALAIGFGVLTLSHVPTNARLGSLLVLGMVCCGLLTLVGLGALLHDSPKLPNHRVLQDELSSASTLQVRGEILSGES, encoded by the coding sequence ATGATCCCCTCCCATGACGCCCTGACCGCGATCGTCACGCTCCCTGCCCGCTGGAGCTTGACCCGGCCCCGGGTGGCAGTCGTCGGCGCAGTCCTCATCGTGCTGCTCGCGATGCCAGGCCTCTGGCGTCTGGAGTTGCGTACCGACGGCAAGACACTCGTGCCCCCCGACGACCCCGTCGCCCGGTTCGACTCGGAGGCTCGCCGATCGTTCGGCCTTCGAGACCCGATGATCGTCCTGCTCGAAACGAGGCACCCCAACGGCATCTTCAACTCCGGCACCCTGGAGGCTGTCCGCAGCCTGACCCGGGCGATTCTCCGCCTGGAGGGTGTCGACCCTGGGCATGTCTCCAGCCTCGCCACGGAACTCCGCGACCGGGTCTACGAAGGAAAGGGGACATTCCAACCGTTTCTCGATTCCCTGCCGGGCCGAGCGGAGGAGTTCGAACTGCTGCGGGCCGATTTGAACGCTCCAGCCGCCCGCCCGTTCACCGGGACGCTCGTTTCTGAGGACCGGACGGCGGCGGCCATCTTCATCGGCGTCCCAGAAGAGGAGCCTGGGACCCGATCGGTGCTATCCCATCAGATCATCGACCTCGTCGACGGCTATCCGCTCCCTGAACTCGACCGGGTCTCCGTTGCCGGGGCGCCGGTGGCCGAGGCTCTGCTGGGGACTCACATCCTGGAGGATCTCCTCCTGCTGATCCCGGCGACGGTCGCGATCATCGCCCTCGTGGTCTGGCTCGGTTGCCGGAATTTCTGGGGAGTTGCCCTGGGCCTTCTCGAGATTGGCGCCTGCCTGGTGACGACCTTCGGCGTCATGGGATGGATCGGGTCGCCGATCTACCTCTCGACGGTCATCCTTCCCGTCGTCCTTGTCACGGTCGCGCTCACCGACGAGGTGCACCTGTTCTGGCATTACCAGGAGAAGCTCGCCGCCTGGGATGGCCAGGGATCGCATCTCCCGCTGGTCGAGCAGACCATTTCGGAGATGGCGCGTCCCCTCGCCGTCGCATCGCTGACGACCTCGATCGGTTTCCTCTCCTTCCTGGGGGCCTCCATCGGCCCCATCCGCATGTTCGGTGCGTATGCAGCAGGAGGACTGGCCTTCTGTTTCGTCTGGTCCGTGACGTTCATCCCCGCCTCACTCGCATGGCTTGGCCCCCGAGCGTTCACGAAGAATCTCCGAGAAAAGGCAGGGATCGGCCATCGACTCGCCGACGCACTGGCCCCGCTGATCCGACGTCGGTCAGCCATTCTCGCGCTCGCCTCGCTACTGACACTCATCGCGGCAGCAGGAATGCCGCGTCTCCGGATCCAGGACAGTTGGGTCCATAATTTCTCCGTGTCGAGCCCACTCCGGCAGGCGAGCGAGCGAGTCGATCGCAAGCTGCATGGCTCTCACATTCTCCTCGCTCATGTGAGCGTCGATCCGTCATCGTCCGACGTCGATCCGCTGCTGCAGCCGGCCTCTCTGGCGCTGCTCCGAGAATTCGAGGAGTTTGCGAGCACCCAACCCCGAGTCGGTGGGGTGACTGGTCTCGCCAGCAGTCTGGAGGCGATGGCTCATTTCTGGGACATGACCCCGGCGGTTGGCTCGCCTCATTCGCTCCCTGAAGCGCGGGAGGCACGACGGCTCCTCACCCGCTACGCGCTGATTCATGGAGAGGATCGGCTCCGAGCATTGATCGACGATCGCGGGGCAGCCACAATTCTGACGATCTCTCTCAAGGATGCTAATTATCAGGATACGGCTCGCCTGATGGAGGCCCTCCAGCAATTCCGCCCGAAATCGCCCAGCCCGTCGACCTTGCGCATCCAGTTCTGTGGGGATGTGGCCCTCAGCCAGGCCATGATTCCGGCAATCGTCTCCTCTCAGATCGCTTCCCTGGTGCTCGATCTGGTCATCGTCTCGTCCCTTCTTGTCCTCTTCTATCGCGCTCCCCGGTTTGCCCTGCTGGCCCTTCTCCCAACCTTGCTGACCATTGTGATGCTCTTCGGTTTCATGGGCTGGTCCGGCCTCCCACTCGGCGTCGCGACCTCCCTGTTCTGCGTCATCATCATCGGTGTCGGCGTCGACTACGCGGTCTACTTCCTGGAAGGCGTAACGCGAGCCCGGGGGCGAAGCGAGTCCGAGCCCGTCTCTTGCGCACTGCGAGAGTCCGGCCCTGCAATCATTACGGACATCCTTGCCCTGGCGATCGGGTTTGGTGTCCTCACCCTCTCACATGTCCCTACAAACGCCCGCCTCGGTTCTCTCCTCGTTCTCGGCATGGTCTGCTGTGGTCTCCTCACGCTCGTCGGCCTCGGGGCGCTCCTGCACGACTCTCCGAAGTTGCCAAACCATCGCGTGCTTCAGGACGAATTGAGCTCGGCGAGCACTCTTCAGGTCAGGGGCGAGATTCTGTCGGGTGAATCGTAA
- a CDS encoding ribbon-helix-helix domain-containing protein yields the protein MTEGGYSSASEYVRDLIRADQKRQSEERIDALLIEGLDSGELIEVTPEYWEAKRQKLSGRLTRKHTP from the coding sequence GTGACCGAGGGCGGCTATAGCAGCGCCAGCGAGTACGTCCGCGACCTGATTCGCGCCGACCAGAAGCGGCAATCCGAGGAGCGCATCGACGCCCTGCTCATCGAAGGGCTCGATTCCGGAGAGCTGATCGAGGTCACGCCGGAATACTGGGAGGCCAAGCGGCAGAAGCTCTCCGGGCGACTGACTCGGAAGCACACGCCATGA